A window of the Microbacterium sp. AZCO genome harbors these coding sequences:
- the tig gene encoding trigger factor, with amino-acid sequence MVNSTVEKLGPTRVKLHITVTPDELKPSIAHAYEHIAQDVQIPGFRKGKVPAPIIDQRIGRTAVLEHAVSEGLDTFYREAVAANELRVLGRPSAEVTEWPNDKDFSGDLQVEVEVDVRPEFELPAFEGTTVTVDAAEVDEAAIDEELERLRARFGTLVTVDRPAAKGDFVELDLVATIDGNEIDRAEGVSYEVGSGELLEGIDEAIDSLTAGEDTTFRSTLIGGDHAGEEAEVSVTVTAVKERELPEADDDFAQMASEFDTIAELRDSLKERVGQQSAFTQGAAARDKLIEQLLEQVEIPVPAQLVEDEVHNHLEGEGRLEDDVHRAEVTEASEKQFRTQMLLDAIAEKLDVQVSQDELTQYLIQSAAQYGMAPQDFVNAIQEQNQLPAIVGEVARNKALALALGKVSVVDTNGAPVDLTGFVATDDETEAEAEVVEEAEELVDAAAEADEIIEAEEAEEKPKKKAPAKKKAAADKE; translated from the coding sequence ATGGTCAACAGCACCGTCGAGAAGCTCGGCCCCACGCGGGTGAAGCTGCACATCACGGTCACTCCGGACGAGCTCAAGCCGAGCATCGCGCACGCATACGAGCACATCGCGCAGGACGTCCAGATCCCCGGCTTCCGCAAGGGCAAGGTGCCCGCACCCATCATCGACCAGCGCATCGGCCGCACGGCCGTGCTCGAGCACGCCGTGAGCGAAGGACTGGACACCTTCTACCGCGAGGCCGTCGCGGCGAACGAGCTGCGCGTCCTCGGCCGTCCCTCGGCCGAGGTCACCGAGTGGCCGAACGACAAGGACTTCTCGGGCGACCTGCAGGTCGAGGTCGAGGTCGACGTCCGTCCCGAGTTCGAGCTTCCCGCGTTCGAGGGCACGACCGTCACGGTCGACGCCGCCGAGGTCGACGAGGCCGCGATCGACGAGGAGCTCGAGCGTCTGCGTGCCCGCTTCGGCACGCTCGTGACGGTCGACCGCCCCGCCGCGAAGGGTGACTTCGTCGAGCTCGACCTCGTCGCCACGATCGACGGCAACGAGATCGACCGCGCCGAGGGCGTGTCCTACGAGGTCGGCTCGGGCGAGCTGCTCGAGGGCATCGACGAGGCGATCGACTCGCTGACCGCGGGCGAGGACACGACGTTCCGCTCGACCCTCATCGGCGGCGACCACGCGGGTGAGGAGGCCGAGGTCTCGGTCACCGTCACCGCCGTCAAGGAGCGCGAGCTGCCCGAGGCCGACGACGACTTCGCCCAGATGGCGAGTGAGTTCGACACGATCGCCGAGCTGCGCGACAGCCTCAAGGAGCGCGTCGGTCAGCAGTCGGCATTCACGCAGGGCGCCGCCGCGCGCGACAAGCTCATCGAGCAGCTGCTCGAGCAGGTCGAGATCCCCGTGCCCGCGCAGCTCGTCGAGGACGAGGTGCACAACCACCTCGAGGGTGAGGGTCGCCTGGAGGACGACGTGCACCGCGCCGAGGTGACCGAGGCGAGCGAGAAGCAGTTCCGCACGCAGATGCTGCTCGACGCGATCGCCGAGAAGCTCGACGTGCAGGTCTCGCAGGACGAGCTCACGCAGTACCTCATCCAGTCGGCTGCCCAGTACGGCATGGCGCCCCAGGACTTCGTCAACGCGATCCAGGAGCAGAACCAGCTCCCGGCCATCGTCGGCGAGGTCGCCCGCAACAAGGCGCTCGCCCTCGCTCTCGGCAAGGTGTCGGTCGTCGACACCAACGGCGCTCCCGTCGACCTGACCGGCTTCGTCGCCACCGACGACGAGACCGAGGCCGAGGCCGAGGTCGTCGAGGAGGCCGAGGAGCTGGTGGATGCCGCCGCCGAGGCCGACGAGATCATCGAGGCCGAAGAGGCCGAGGAGAAGCCCAAGAAGAAGGCTCCCGCCAAGAAGAAGGCTGCGGCCGACAAGGAGTGA
- a CDS encoding tetratricopeptide repeat protein, with protein sequence MTWEERIADAWSADVTDEERIALIDAVAAERPEDDAAALFERAGARDSAGLEEEAEPLYRRALEAGLDEDRRVQAVIQLASTIRNLGKLEESLALLRAEYEKGRDAPLRDATAAFYALALASSGDAVRAASIALQALAPHLPRYMRSVTGYAQELV encoded by the coding sequence ATGACCTGGGAAGAACGCATCGCCGACGCCTGGTCGGCCGATGTCACCGACGAAGAGCGGATCGCGCTCATCGACGCCGTCGCCGCCGAGCGACCCGAGGACGATGCGGCGGCGCTGTTCGAGCGCGCCGGCGCCCGCGACTCCGCTGGGCTCGAGGAGGAGGCGGAGCCGCTCTACCGCCGGGCACTCGAGGCGGGGCTCGACGAGGACCGCCGCGTGCAGGCAGTCATCCAGCTCGCGAGCACCATCCGCAACCTGGGCAAGCTGGAGGAGAGCCTCGCCCTCCTGCGTGCCGAGTACGAGAAGGGGAGGGATGCTCCCCTCCGCGATGCGACGGCCGCGTTCTACGCGCTCGCGCTTGCGTCGTCGGGCGACGCCGTGCGCGCGGCATCCATCGCCCTTCAGGCGCTCGCGCCGCACCTGCCCCGCTATATGCGCTCGGTGACCGGCTACGCGCAGGAACTCGTCTAG
- a CDS encoding ATP-dependent Clp protease proteolytic subunit encodes MQTPTFGPSAPQALQMPGSRYVLPQFEERTAYGYKRQDPYNKLFEDRVIFLGVQVDDASADDVMAQLLVLESQDPDRDIIMYINSPGGSFTAMTAIYDTMQYVSPQIQTVVLGQAASAAAVLLAAGAPGKRLALPNARILIHQPAMGEAGHGQASDIEIQAQEILRMRTWLEETLAKHSHKSKEEVNKDIDRDKILSAEEAVAYGLVDQVLTTRKRGQAALTK; translated from the coding sequence ATGCAGACCCCCACCTTCGGACCCTCCGCGCCCCAGGCGCTCCAGATGCCCGGCAGCCGTTACGTGCTGCCCCAGTTCGAGGAGCGCACGGCCTACGGCTACAAGCGTCAGGACCCCTACAACAAGCTGTTCGAAGACCGAGTCATCTTCCTGGGCGTCCAGGTCGACGATGCCTCGGCCGACGACGTCATGGCGCAGCTCCTCGTGCTCGAGAGCCAGGATCCCGACCGCGACATCATCATGTACATCAACTCGCCCGGCGGCTCGTTCACGGCTATGACGGCGATCTACGACACCATGCAGTACGTGTCGCCGCAGATCCAGACCGTCGTGCTGGGGCAGGCCGCCTCTGCTGCCGCCGTGCTGCTCGCGGCCGGCGCGCCCGGCAAGCGTCTCGCGCTGCCGAACGCCCGCATCCTGATCCACCAGCCCGCCATGGGCGAGGCGGGCCACGGCCAGGCGTCCGACATCGAGATCCAGGCGCAGGAGATCCTCCGCATGCGCACCTGGCTCGAGGAGACGCTCGCGAAGCACTCGCACAAGTCGAAGGAAGAGGTCAACAAGGACATCGACCGCGACAAGATCCTGTCGGCCGAAGAGGCCGTCGCCTACGGGCTCGTCGACCAGGTGCTGACGACCCGCAAGCGCGGCCAGGCAGCGCTGACGAAGTAG
- a CDS encoding ATP-dependent Clp protease proteolytic subunit: protein MAEPLVATSVFDRLLKDRIIWLGSEVRDENANEICAKILLLAAEDSQKDIYLYINSPGGSITAGMAIYDTMQFVPNDIVTVGIGMAASMGQLLLTSGTKGKRYITPNARVLLHQPHGGFGGTASDIQTQAQLILDMKRRLAEITAAQTGKSVEQINADGDRDRWFGAEEALEYGFVDHIREHAVDVTGGGGTAN from the coding sequence ATGGCCGAACCCCTTGTCGCGACGAGCGTCTTCGACAGGCTGCTGAAGGACCGCATCATCTGGCTGGGCTCGGAGGTGCGTGACGAGAACGCCAACGAGATCTGCGCGAAGATCCTCCTTCTCGCGGCGGAGGACTCGCAGAAGGACATCTACCTCTACATCAACTCGCCCGGCGGCTCCATCACGGCCGGCATGGCGATCTACGACACCATGCAGTTCGTGCCGAACGACATCGTGACGGTCGGCATCGGCATGGCCGCCTCGATGGGGCAGCTGCTGCTCACGAGCGGCACGAAGGGCAAGCGCTACATCACGCCCAACGCCCGCGTGCTGCTGCACCAGCCGCACGGAGGCTTCGGCGGCACCGCGAGCGACATCCAGACGCAGGCGCAGCTCATCCTCGACATGAAGCGCCGCCTCGCCGAGATCACCGCGGCCCAGACCGGCAAGTCCGTCGAGCAGATCAACGCCGACGGCGACCGCGACCGCTGGTTCGGCGCCGAGGAGGCCCTCGAGTACGGCTTCGTCGACCACATCCGCGAGCACGCCGTCGATGTGACCGGCGGCGGCGGAACCGCGAACTGA